CCTGCGGGTTGAGGCGCGCGATATAAAGCGGACGCTGGATTACGCCGCCAGCATCAAGGCCCAGGACGACGCGCAGGTCTATCCAAAAGTTACCGGTAAAATCCTGGAAAAATTGAAAGAAGAGGGCGCGCCCGTGGAAAAAGGCGAGATAATCGCCTATATTGACCGGGACGAAATCGGTTTTACATTTGAAAAGTCGCCGGTGGATTCGCCGCTGGCCGGTATTGTCGGCACGGTCTATGTTGATTTGGGCGACAGCGTCTCCCCGCAGACGGCCGTGGCCTTTGTGGTGGATATTGACAACGTGCGCGTCAACCTGGACGTGCCCGAAAAATATTTTCCCGTTATAAAGATTGACCAGAAAGCGGAAGTTGCGGTGGACGCTTTCCCGAAACAGACTTTTACCGGCAGGGTTTCCAAAATCAGCCCGATCGTTGACATCCTGACGCGCACGGCGCCGGTGGAAATTTTCATCCCCAATCCCGAACACAAGCTGATGCCGGGCATGTTCGCGCGCGTGAAGCTGATTCTGGAAGAAAAGAAAAAAACATTACTTGTCCCGAAGGAATCCGTTCTGGGGCATTCCCGGGAAACGATTGTTTACGTGGTTGAGGGGGATAGCGCCCGCCGGCGCGCGGTGAAAACCGGTTTCAGGTTCGGCGGGGAGGTTGAGATCGCAGAGGGGTTGCGGGCCGGCGAAACGATCGTGATCATGGGCCAGCAGAGACTGCGCGACGGCGCGAAAGTGATTGCGGAACAAGAACTTCGGTAATTGGAAAATTAACCGGTTCCCCGTAACAAGCCCGTCTGAACTTTAAAGCAAAAAATGAATCTTCCTGAATTTGGCGTCAAGCGGCCGATAACGAACCTGATGATTTTTATCGGGATCATCATTATTTCGTTGTACAGCATAACCAGGCTGGGCGTGGACCTGATGCCCGAGATTGAGCCGCCCTCCATCTCGGTCATTTCCACTTATTCCGGCGCCAGTCCCGAAGACGTTGAAATCAGGGTTACCGAGCCGCTTGAAAACCAGTTGGCCAGCACGCCGGGGGTTGAAAAAATAACTTCCCGCTCCCTGGAAGGCGTCTCGGCCATTACGCTTAAATTCATCTGGGGCATCAATCTGGACGAGGCGTCCAACGATATTCGCGACCGCATTGACCGCGCCAAGCGGCTCCTGCCCGACATCCCGGACGAGATGGACAACCCCTTCATTTTCAAGTTCAATACCGCCATGATGCCGATCATGCACCTGGGCATCACCGCGGATCAGAGTTATCCCGGCCTCTACGACCTGATTGACCGCCAGGTCGCCGATCCGCTGCGCCAGATTCCCGGGGTGGGCACGGTCCAGCTCATGGGCGGCCTGGAAAGGCAAATCAACGTCTGGATTGACCGCAACCGGCTGGATAGTTACAACCTGTCCATCCTTGACGTGCAGAACGCCATTTTGCGGGAAAATATCACCCAGCCGGTCGGCAACATAAAGTCCGGAATGACCGACTATCTCGTCCGGCTGCCCGGGGAATTCACCGATCCCGGCGAAGTAAACGCCATTATTCTCGGCCGGCATGAGGACCGGCTTGTTTACATGCGGGACGTGGCGCGGGTGGAGGACGGCTTCAAGGAGGTTTCGCGCCTTTCCCGTATCAACCGGCACCGCGGCATGGCTTTGTCGGTCCAGAAACAGACCGGCGTCAATACGGTGAAGGTGGCGGAAAAGGTTAAGAAAAAAATTAGGGAGCTGGAAAGGCAAATGCCGCCGGACGTCAAGTTCCACCTGATTATGGACAGTTCCGAGGATATCATGTATTCCATCAATTCGCTGACCGGAACGCTCCGGTTGGCCGCCCTGCTGGTGGTGTTCGTAACCTGGTTCTTTCTCAGAAAATTCCGTTCCAGCATAATTATCGCGCTGACAATCCCGTTTTCCATTCTGCTGGCCTTCACCTATCTCTTCATGAGCAACCGGACGATCAACGTCATTGGCCTGACGGCCATGACCATTGCCATCGGCATGGTGGTGGACAACGCGGTCGTGATTGTTGATAATATCACGCGCCACCTGGAGCGCGGCGAGCGTCCGGCGGAGGCCGCCATTTTCGGAACGCGCGAAATGTTTCTTTCGGTCGCCGCCTCAACCGCAACCACCCTGGTCGTGTTTCTGCCCCTGCTGTTTGTAACCGGCCTGGTGGGCATCATGTTCAAGGAGCTCTCGGCCATCATCTGCATCACCCTGCTGGCCTCGCTTTTCACCGCCACCACCTTTACCCCGATGATTTGTTCCCGGTGGCTGAAGCGAAACCGTCCCCGGGAGGGCGCTTTGCCGCCGCGCGAGAAAACGCGGGACGGGGTGTTGGCCCGGTTGCGCGGGACGGTCGGCCGCTCCCATCTGGGATTTGCAAGCGTTGTCGCCGGTGTTTATGACATTTCGGAAAGGTGGTTTACCGCCCTGGAAAACCGCTATGCCCTCATCCTGGCCTGGAGTCTTCGCCGCCGCAGGCCGGTGATCGCCAGTTTTGCGCTCGCTTTCCTTTCAAGCCTTGCGTTGCTCCCCTTCATTGGCAGCGAGTTTATTCCTGAGGAGGACGCCGGAATGCTGAGCGTCAGCGCGGAACTGCCGGTCGGCACGCGGATTGAGGAAACCGACAAGACGGCCGGCATGATAGAGGATATCATTGAAAAGGAAGTGCCCGAAAAAATCGCCTTTATGATCCGTTTTGGCCAGGGCGGCGGCATAGGAGCGGTGTTCGGAGGCCGCTCCGGCAGCCACGTGGTTTCCGGCGGCGTCAAAGTAACCCGCAAGGAAAAACGCAAAAGGTCATCCATGGAAATAACGCAGGCGGTCAGGGAAAAATTAAAAAATCTTCCCGGCGTGCTGCGCACCGATATCACCACCGGCAATCCGCTTGGCCGGCTGATAAGCGGCACCGGCGGCAAATCAATCCAGATTGAAATCATCGGGCATGATCTGGACCAAACCGACGCGGCGGCTGCGCGGATCAAGGACATCATGGAAAAAACGCCGGGCGCGGTGGACGTAAGCGTCTCGCGCGACCGCCGCAAACCGGAGCTCAAGATAGAAATTGACCGGGAAAAAGCGGCGGCGCTCGGGCTCAACATGGATACCATCGCCGATACGCTGAAGACCGCAATTGAAGGCTCCACCGCCACCAAGTACCGCGAGAGCGGACGCACTTATGATATTTACGTGCGGCTGGAAGAAACCTGCCGTTCGCGTCCCGAAGACATTGAAAACCTGATGGTCGTTTCGCCGTTTACCGGCAAGCAGATCAGAATGTCCAATTTCACCAGGGTGCGCGAAATCACCGGGCCGATTGAGATTGAGCGCCAGAACCGGGAGCGCGTTGTGCGGGTTGAATGCAACGCGCACGGACGTTCCACCGGCGAAGTCGTGGCCGACCTCAAAAAACAGACCGCCCGGGTCAGCCTGCCGGCGGCCCTGACGGTCAATTTTGCCGGCGACATAGAGGAGCAGTCCAAGGCTTTTCGCGACCTGGCTCTGCTGCTCCTTCTGGGAATTGCCCTGGTTTACATGGTCATGGCCGCCCAGTTTGAGTCCCTGCTTGACCCGTTCATCATCATGTTTGCAGTGCCTTTTACTTTTACGGGGGTTATTCTCGGTTTTTTCGTCACCGGCACCACGCTCAGCATGATCACTTTTCTGGGGCTGGTCATGCTCATCGGGATTGTGGTCAACAACGCCATTGTGCTGATCAGTTATATCAATATTCTCCGGGCGCGCGGTTTCACCATGTACGCGGCCGTCACCGAGGGCGGCCGGCTGCGCCTGCGCCCGGTCATGATGACCACGCTGACCACACTGGCCGGCATGCTGCCGCTGGCCTTGTCGCGCGGCCAGGGTTCTGAAATATGGCAGCCGCTCGGTATAACCATGGTCTCCGGCCTGTCGGTTACAACCTTCATCACCATGATTTTTGTGCCTATTCTTTATGCCATACTGGAAGAGAAGGTCAGGAAGAAATAAGGAAAAGCTTCGCCGGTTACACGGCATTCACGGATATCAGGCAATGTTCCTCGCCGTGCGCCCCGGCGGGTCTGGCGGGCGGACGGGCGAGAGGAGTGATAAACATGAAAATGATCATGATTGCGTATAACGAAGCGATGGACATGGAAATCATGGAAATGCTGGAAAGCTGCGGTCTGACAAATTACACGAAGATCGGGGAAACGTTTGGCCGCGGGACTTCGTCCGGAACGCATCTCGGCACCGATGTCTGGCCCGGGTTGAACAATGTTTTATACGCGGCCTGCGCGGACGAATGCGTCTCAAAAGTCTGCGCGGCTGTCGGCGAACTGCGCAAATCCCTCGGCAAAGAGGGGGTCAAGGCCTTTGTCTGGCAGTTGGAGGAAATCACCTAGGCAAGGGGGCAGGGGGGCGGGTTATGTCGGCAGGCTGACCCGCAGTATCGTGGCAGTTCCGCCGCCGGCGGTTGTCAGGACATAATTGGACAAAGCGGCCGGAATAAAGACGGTCTTGCCCGCCTCCAGCGGTATTTTCATTGAGCCGGCCGCCAGTTCCGCCTGCCCTTCCTCTGTAAACAGGATATGAAACGTCCTGTTGTCGGTGGCGCCATCCAGCGATTTGGCCGCGGTGATTTTTTCAAACCTGAAGAAAGGAGTTTTCAACAGTTCCACCGTGGCGTTGCCGTTCCGGTCAAATTGCGGCGGATGCTTGGCGAGGTCAATTTTCGGCGAGTCCGGATCTTGCCAGTGGATGGCTTTGACGGCCTTGTTTATCTGCAGGGCGCGTGGTTTGCCGTCGCGGCCGAGACGGTTCCAGTCAAAGAGGCGGAAAGTGGTGTTGGAATTCTGCTGCACTTCCAGGATCATACAGCCCGGGCCGATCGCGTGAATTCTTCCGCCCGGTATGTAGACCACGTCGCCCTTAACCACCGGCACGGTTCGCAACAGGTCGCCTGTTTTGCCCTTGGCGAGGGCGTCTTTGAAGTTTTCAGTGGTTATGCCCGGTTTCAATCCCGCGTAGATTTCCGCGTTCGGCTCGGCCGCCAGCACGTACCACATTTCGGACTTGGCGTCGCCGCCGACAGTTTTTACGCCGTTTTCATCCGGGTGAACCTGCACGCTCAGTTTTTCACGGGCGTCAATGATTTTAACCAGCAGGGGGAATTCCGCAAAATGCGCGCCGGTCAGTTTTTCGCCGTAAAGTTTCATCAGGCTGAACAAATCGCGGCCGGCCAGCGGACCATTGGTTACCACGCTCATGCCTTCCGGCCGGTCGGCGATTTCCCACGATTCGGCATAAACGCCGGGCGGCAGGTCGCGCTTGTAATACGAGGCGATTTTATTCCCGCCCCAGATGTAATCCTTATAAACGGGCTGAAATAGGAGCGGATATAAAGGAATGTTTTCCATGGACTTGTTTTACGGTTGCGCGGAAAAGTTCCGCGCCGGTTGCCGCATAGATATCCTTTTTCCTTAAGGTTTCATCATAATACCGCTTCAGTTCATGGAATGTCAACACCAAACCGCGCGTCGGTAAAAACAAGTTTCGGATGGCGGCGGCCACTCAAGATGCGCGGTTTTGCAGAAAAGCGTCCAGGGCTTCTTCCCAGGAACGGATTTCATGGTCCAGCAGTGCCTGGATTTTGTCCGTGCAAAACCTTGAATTCTTCGGCCGGCGCGCCTTTGCCGGGAATTCGGAGCTGGCGCAGGGTTTTATAGGATTGGGTAAACGCATTTTTCGCGCAATGAACATGGCCGTTTCATAGCGGGTGGCGTAACCGGCGTTGGCGAAATGAAATATGCCTTCCGGGCGCTCGCGCAACAGGCTGTTGATCGCCCGGGCCATGTCAAGCGTCCAGGTCGGCGCGCCGGTCTGGTCGTTTACCACCTTCAATGCCCCGCCTCCGCGGGAGCGTTCCAACAGTTTGGCGACGAAATTAACGCCGTGTTTTCCGTAACTCCATTGCACGCGCACAATTGCGCAGCGGCAGCCGCTCTGCCGGAGCAATTCCTCGCCTTTCAGCTTGGACTGTCCATAGACGTTTATGGGGCGTGGCATGTCCGTTTCCAGATAAGGCCGCGCGCTTTCGCCGTCAAACACGAAATCGGTTGAAATATGAATCAGGTAGGCGTTCCGTTCTTTGGCCCAGACGCCCAGATTGCCGACGGCCTCGGCGTTTATATGCATGGCCGTTTCCGGCGCGTCCTCGGCCTGGTCCACGTTGGTGAAGGCGGCGCAATTGACGACGATCTCAACCCCGTCCAGCCCCTGTTTCAGGCGGACGGGATCGGCCAGGTCAAAATCCGGCAAATCCAGGGCGCGCGTCTGATAGCCGGCTTTTTCAAGGACGGCGGCCAGGTCGGACCCAAGCATTCCCCTGCCGCCGGTAATTGCGATGGTTGTATTCATATAAAATATTTTACCGCAGAGGTTGCAGAGATAAAAACTTATTTCCCCCCTCTTATCTCCGCGCACTCTGTGTCTCCAGCGGAGCGGGCGGTGATATATTCTGCTGATACACAAAATCCCGGCCAATATCCTTCAACTGCGGATAACGTTTGTCCTTTTCGGAAAGGAGCGGGTTTTTTACCGGCCAGGGGATGTTCAAATCCGGGTCGTTCCAGATAACGCCTTTTTCGCCCTGCGGATGGTAATAAGCGGTGCAGGCGTAAATGAATTCCGCCGTTTCGCTCAAGACGCAGAAACCATGCGCGAAACCGGCCGGCACGAAAAGCTGTTTTTTGTTTTCCGCCGAAAGAACTTTGGCGATCCATCCGCCGAAGGTGGGCGAGCCGAAGCGGATATCCACGGCCACGTCGTAAACCTCGCCCCGGACGACCCGCACCAGTTTGCCCTGCGGTTTTTCCGCCTGATAATGCATTCCGCGGAGGGTATTTTTAACGCTCAGGGAATGATTCCACTGCACAAATTCAACGTCCATGCCGTTTTGACGGAACAAATCGCGCCGGTACGTTTCCATGAAAAAACCGCGCCGGTCGCCGAACGTTTCGGGTTCAATCAGGATTACCCCTTTAATGCTTGTCGGTATAAATCTCATAATCTTACATCACTTCTCCCCCGCCACCCATATTCCCTGCCATTGCTTTGGCGGCGCCGCAAGCAGCCGGCGGCATTTTTCCGCGTAGGCGGCGGCGGCGTTGTCGTTCCCCTTTATTTTTTCAAACTGTGAAAAAGCTTCCTCAAACCGGCCGGCGTAAAATTCCTTGAGCGCGCCGGCAAACTGTTCCAGCGCCGCCCCGCGCGCGCTCCATTCCTCCCGGAGCATGGGTTCAAATATGCGCACCGGTTCCTTGCGTCCGACCACGGCGACCCTGCCCAGCTCGCGCGCGGGGAACGCCCCGCCCATGGCGGTATAAGTTGTTTCCGCCATGATGGTGAAAGTTCCGAACTGTTTATTGACGCCTTCCAGCCGCGAGGCCAGATTGGCGGCGTCGCCGAGGATAGTGTAATTGAAGCGGTTGTGCGAGCCCATATTTCCGACCACCACGTCGCCGGTGTTGAGCCCGATGCGCATGAAAAGGTCCTTGCCGGTGTGCCCGCGCAGTTCCGGGCGCATTTGCGCGAGTTTTGCCTGGCAGCCCAGGGCGGCGCGCGCCGCGCGCGCGGCGTGGTCCGCCTGCGCCAGCGGCGCGTTCCAGAAGGCGATGATGGCGTCGCCCTCGTACTTGTCAACCGTCCCGCCTTCTTCCTGGATAATGTCGGTCATGGCCGTCAGGTAATCGTTCAGGAGCGAGGTCAGTTGCTGCGGATTCAGACCTTCGGAGATGCCGGTAAAGCCCTGCAAATCGGAAAAGAAAATGGAAAGGGTTCTCTGTTCCCCGCCCAAAGCGAGCCGCTCCGGGTGCCTGACCAGTTGTTCAATCACTTCCTCGCTCAGATATTGTTTGAAAGCGCCGCGGATGAATCTTTTCTGGCGGCCCTCGGTGGCGTAGTTGAAAATAATCGCGGCCACGATGGCGAAAATTGTAGCCGTTTCCGGCGCCATGAAGGGCGCCCACCAGCCGCGCCAATAGGCCCAGACGCAGATCAGGGCCGGCAGGGGCAGGGCAATTGCCATGGCAATAATGTTGTCCCGCGCGCTTTTTCCCAGCGCGGCCAGCATGCCCCAGACCACGCCCAGGCCGAGTATCAGGGCGGCCGCGATTCCGCGCGGCGTCTCGCGCATAAAATCTCCGGCCAGGAGATTGTCCAGCGCGGTGGCGTGCAGTTCAACGCCGGTGTAAACCCGGCCGACCGGCGCCGGCCGGTTGTCAAGCAGTCCCGGCGCGTTGCAGCCCAGGAAAACATAACAGCCTTTCAGGGAGGGCATGTCCTC
This DNA window, taken from Kiritimatiellia bacterium, encodes the following:
- a CDS encoding efflux RND transporter periplasmic adaptor subunit, whose translation is MVLTLCDCKGKGDSKAVANEAVAVRCLRVEARDIKRTLDYAASIKAQDDAQVYPKVTGKILEKLKEEGAPVEKGEIIAYIDRDEIGFTFEKSPVDSPLAGIVGTVYVDLGDSVSPQTAVAFVVDIDNVRVNLDVPEKYFPVIKIDQKAEVAVDAFPKQTFTGRVSKISPIVDILTRTAPVEIFIPNPEHKLMPGMFARVKLILEEKKKTLLVPKESVLGHSRETIVYVVEGDSARRRAVKTGFRFGGEVEIAEGLRAGETIVIMGQQRLRDGAKVIAEQELR
- a CDS encoding efflux RND transporter permease subunit, with protein sequence MNLPEFGVKRPITNLMIFIGIIIISLYSITRLGVDLMPEIEPPSISVISTYSGASPEDVEIRVTEPLENQLASTPGVEKITSRSLEGVSAITLKFIWGINLDEASNDIRDRIDRAKRLLPDIPDEMDNPFIFKFNTAMMPIMHLGITADQSYPGLYDLIDRQVADPLRQIPGVGTVQLMGGLERQINVWIDRNRLDSYNLSILDVQNAILRENITQPVGNIKSGMTDYLVRLPGEFTDPGEVNAIILGRHEDRLVYMRDVARVEDGFKEVSRLSRINRHRGMALSVQKQTGVNTVKVAEKVKKKIRELERQMPPDVKFHLIMDSSEDIMYSINSLTGTLRLAALLVVFVTWFFLRKFRSSIIIALTIPFSILLAFTYLFMSNRTINVIGLTAMTIAIGMVVDNAVVIVDNITRHLERGERPAEAAIFGTREMFLSVAASTATTLVVFLPLLFVTGLVGIMFKELSAIICITLLASLFTATTFTPMICSRWLKRNRPREGALPPREKTRDGVLARLRGTVGRSHLGFASVVAGVYDISERWFTALENRYALILAWSLRRRRPVIASFALAFLSSLALLPFIGSEFIPEEDAGMLSVSAELPVGTRIEETDKTAGMIEDIIEKEVPEKIAFMIRFGQGGGIGAVFGGRSGSHVVSGGVKVTRKEKRKRSSMEITQAVREKLKNLPGVLRTDITTGNPLGRLISGTGGKSIQIEIIGHDLDQTDAAAARIKDIMEKTPGAVDVSVSRDRRKPELKIEIDREKAAALGLNMDTIADTLKTAIEGSTATKYRESGRTYDIYVRLEETCRSRPEDIENLMVVSPFTGKQIRMSNFTRVREITGPIEIERQNRERVVRVECNAHGRSTGEVVADLKKQTARVSLPAALTVNFAGDIEEQSKAFRDLALLLLLGIALVYMVMAAQFESLLDPFIIMFAVPFTFTGVILGFFVTGTTLSMITFLGLVMLIGIVVNNAIVLISYINILRARGFTMYAAVTEGGRLRLRPVMMTTLTTLAGMLPLALSRGQGSEIWQPLGITMVSGLSVTTFITMIFVPILYAILEEKVRKK
- a CDS encoding adenylate/guanylate cyclase domain-containing protein → MAKKAIYGFLIGLGAGLAALIFWGAGALDRFESKTWDWRVQSLSKPGAFTGQIRIIFIDQASLDWVKNEMAYVWPWPRSLYQPILDYCRRQGAKAVAFDLLFTEHSSYGMEDDQTFAAAVSNAPPFAAAVFLGHETGAASVWPENIPRSRLQVSGLEEWLANLPRKKGVLFPKASFPIPELAAGAVLLGNVSARPDADAIFRRIKPFAVFDGAPVPALGVAARLADPEAAGDKIIFSKGAVTIGKHKTALDRTGAAILNFRGRSGTHARISAAAVIQSELKLQAGEKPPAEDMPSLKGCYVFLGCNAPGLLDNRPAPVGRVYTGVELHATALDNLLAGDFMRETPRGIAAALILGLGVVWGMLAALGKSARDNIIAMAIALPLPALICVWAYWRGWWAPFMAPETATIFAIVAAIIFNYATEGRQKRFIRGAFKQYLSEEVIEQLVRHPERLALGGEQRTLSIFFSDLQGFTGISEGLNPQQLTSLLNDYLTAMTDIIQEEGGTVDKYEGDAIIAFWNAPLAQADHAARAARAALGCQAKLAQMRPELRGHTGKDLFMRIGLNTGDVVVGNMGSHNRFNYTILGDAANLASRLEGVNKQFGTFTIMAETTYTAMGGAFPARELGRVAVVGRKEPVRIFEPMLREEWSARGAALEQFAGALKEFYAGRFEEAFSQFEKIKGNDNAAAAYAEKCRRLLAAPPKQWQGIWVAGEK
- a CDS encoding class I mannose-6-phosphate isomerase, which gives rise to MENIPLYPLLFQPVYKDYIWGGNKIASYYKRDLPPGVYAESWEIADRPEGMSVVTNGPLAGRDLFSLMKLYGEKLTGAHFAEFPLLVKIIDAREKLSVQVHPDENGVKTVGGDAKSEMWYVLAAEPNAEIYAGLKPGITTENFKDALAKGKTGDLLRTVPVVKGDVVYIPGGRIHAIGPGCMILEVQQNSNTTFRLFDWNRLGRDGKPRALQINKAVKAIHWQDPDSPKIDLAKHPPQFDRNGNATVELLKTPFFRFEKITAAKSLDGATDNRTFHILFTEEGQAELAAGSMKIPLEAGKTVFIPAALSNYVLTTAGGGTATILRVSLPT
- the rfbC gene encoding dTDP-4-dehydrorhamnose 3,5-epimerase — encoded protein: MRFIPTSIKGVILIEPETFGDRRGFFMETYRRDLFRQNGMDVEFVQWNHSLSVKNTLRGMHYQAEKPQGKLVRVVRGEVYDVAVDIRFGSPTFGGWIAKVLSAENKKQLFVPAGFAHGFCVLSETAEFIYACTAYYHPQGEKGVIWNDPDLNIPWPVKNPLLSEKDKRYPQLKDIGRDFVYQQNISPPAPLETQSARR
- the rfbD gene encoding dTDP-4-dehydrorhamnose reductase, which translates into the protein MNTTIAITGGRGMLGSDLAAVLEKAGYQTRALDLPDFDLADPVRLKQGLDGVEIVVNCAAFTNVDQAEDAPETAMHINAEAVGNLGVWAKERNAYLIHISTDFVFDGESARPYLETDMPRPINVYGQSKLKGEELLRQSGCRCAIVRVQWSYGKHGVNFVAKLLERSRGGGALKVVNDQTGAPTWTLDMARAINSLLRERPEGIFHFANAGYATRYETAMFIARKMRLPNPIKPCASSEFPAKARRPKNSRFCTDKIQALLDHEIRSWEEALDAFLQNRAS